The sequence GGAGCTTCCTCCCCGGCCAAGTTGCCGCTGCGATTGTCATCTGTCGAACGATTTTTCTTTGGGTTATTATATTGTCCTCCCAATCAGCACACCTCCCAAAAGTATATAGCTGCTATACACTTTGACCGAACAAAAGCTCTCCTCACCCTTACAGACGAGGGAAAGCTTTTTTATTTTAGCTGAATAGCAGCGACGTCAATATCAGCCGGTTGTCCGTTAAACGAGTAATGCGCTATTCTTTGACTATTGTACAGGGCCAGTTCTTTGGTATAGGAAAGAGGAATAAGAATGGCCTGGTCGTTGATTTCGTTTAAAACCAAATCATAAATCTCCTGAATCTGCTCTTCATCTGTGCTGACATTAAGCGCATCTATGATCTCGTTGCCGTTCTCTACGAGCGCCAGCGCCTGGGCCGCAGGATAACCATGTCTGTAATCGGGCTTCATATTTGTCATCGATGTGTGGGGATCCCAGGCAGAGCCGTAAGTTTCATAAAAAGCGAGGTCAAAATCGGCCTTTGCGAACTCAGCGTGAAAAGTCATTTTTTCCATCCCCTTTGGCTTGATGTCCATACCGAGTTCATTCCATTGCGCCGAAATCGCCAAAAGTAAATCATCGATCATGGCATCTCCCTTAATATACAGAATCTCGCCTGCCAAGCGCTTGCCGTCTTTTTCCCTGACGCCGTCGCCATCCGTATCCACCCAGCCAGCGTCTTCTAAAATCAACTTGGCTTGATCCATGTCGTATGCATGGGGAACAAGTTCCACGTTGCTGTAAGGCATTGCAGGATCGAAAATACTGTCGGCCTTCGTTTCAATTCCCGTAAATATGCTTTGTACAACTCCCTCTTTGTCGATTGCGCGGCTGGCTGCCAGTCGTACATTCCGATCATCGAAAGGCGCTTTGGACACATTAAATGCAAGATACCGCGTGTTGCTGGCTATCCCTTCTGAAATCTGCGCTCCGTAGCCCGATTTTTTCATTTCATTAAAACGATCATAGGACATATGCCGTGTTCCTACGAGAATGTCTACTTCCCCATTGCGCAAAGCCAGCAGCTTGGTATCGTTATCCGGAATCACCTTCACATGAAAGCGTTCGACCTCGGGCTCCTCGCCCCAATAATGCGGATTTTTAACAAAGGTGTACGTCGTCCCGTCCGTTTCCCCCTCATACATGTAAGGACCCGTTCCGAACGTGCCCGTTCTGAGGACATCTCCCGGAGAGCCGTCCGCATTGAATGCATCGGGCGATACCATCGCCATTGGGTTCATCAGTGTAAAATCCTTTAGCGCTCCATAGTAAGGGGCTGTAAGATGCACTTCAACCGTATGAGTGTCGATGACAACAATCTGGTCCAGGAGTGTAGACACCGTTCCCAGACCTCCATTCATTGGTCCGAGATTCGCCGGGATTACCTCCAGATTTCGTTTGACCGCTTCCGCATTAAAAGGTGAGCCGTCGGAAAACTTCACTTGTTCTCTTAAATGAAATGTATAGATCAAGCCGTCCTCCGATATCTCCCAGGACTCTGCCAGACCAGGAATGATTTCTCCATCCTTATAACGGACAAGCGTTTCATAAAAATTGACCATGTAAAACTGTGGACCGTAATTGGCATTTACCGTTAGCGTTTCAATCGGGTAAAAACCTCCGGCAAAATCCCAGCTTTCCGTTAATGTAATCTCACCCTCCGTTTGTTCGGTATTTGTCTGTAAGCAAGCAGTTAAAACAAATAGCAATAACGCTATTACAACGAGAGCATCAATCATTTTTCTCATGGGAATCGTCTCCTCTTAGCCTACTGCTGTTAAAGGGTCGCAGCCATCCGATGTTGTTGGTTCCGGTATTCCGGAGACTTCGGAGGAAGCGACTCAATCATCTTCCTCGAATACTCATGTTTAAAATCATCATAAGAACCAGCATGTTCAACCCGTTCAACGATAGATCCATCTTTCATCACAATGATGTGATCCGCCATATAGATCGCTACATCGATATCATGGGTAATAAACAGGAATGCGCCTATTCCGTCATTTTTTAGCTGAAGAATCAAGTCGAGAATTTGCTTTCGGACCGTCACATCCAGCCCGCTAACGGATTCATCAAAAACAATAAACTTTGGGGATATGCTCATTGCGCGAGCAATACAAACCCTCTTCAATTGACCGCCGCTCAACTCATGCGGAAGGCGGCTAAGCTGATCAACGGTTAAGCAAACTTTGTCGGCCAGTTCCAGAATTTTTTGGCGCTCGCTTTGTTTGTCCATCTTCTTCAAACACCGGATCGGCTCGGCGATCGAATCAAATACCGGAAGTCTGGGATCGAGTGAGCTCTGTGCATTTTGCAACACCATCTGGAGCACTGCCCTTTTCTTGCGAAATTCTCCTGGACGCTGCAAGGCGATATTATTCCCCTCCAGACATACCTCGCCGCTTGTCGGTCGCTCGATCCCCAGCATCAGACGGGCCAAGGTGCTTTTTCCGCTTCCGCTTTCGCCTACAAGGGCGTAACTGGTTTGATGATCCAACGAAAGCGATAATGGTTTCACCGCATCGATAGTTAGTTTATTTCCTCGCTTATCTTTTGCCTGATATTGCTTGGATACCTGCTTTAGCTCAATCACAGCCCTGCTCCTTTCATTATCCTGGCTCCCAGCAGTTCTTTGGTGTATGCTTCCCGAGGTGATGCGAAGAGTTTGAAGACAGCCCCGCGTTCAATGATCTCCCCACTTTTCATAACCACCATATCATCCGCAAGCTTCGCGGCCACGCCCAAGTCGTGAGTAACCAAAAGAAGCGCAATCCCCTTTTTCTTCAATTGATCGAGTTCCTCAAGTACAATGCTTTGGTTCTTCACGTCCAAAGCCGTGGTCGCCTCATCCGCTATAAGAATCTCCGGCTTGTGAATCAAGGCTACTGCGATCATGATTCTTTGCAGCATTCCTCCACTTAATGTGTAAGAATAACTGTTCATTAATTGTTCGCAGCGCGGCAAATGCATTTGCTCCAGTGCTTGAATACCAATCTCATACGCTTCTTTTTTGCCGATTTTTCGATGAGCTCTTATCGACTCTATGATTTGCACACCGATTTTGATTGTCGGATTGAAAGCGGTCATCGGATGTTGAATAATCATCGCTATTTTGCTTCCGCATAACGAACGCATTTCTTTTTCTTTAAGGGTTAGCAGCCCCACCTCCCTATACCGGATGCTCCCGGAAACTTCGAATTTCTTCCTATTTAATAACCGCATAAGCGCCTTGCAGGTCATCGTCTTTCCGCTTCCACTTTCCCCTACAAGAGCTAGTGCCTTTCCTTGGCGAAGCGTAAAATCTACATGCTTGACAATCAGACGGCTCGGCTGCTCCTTAAGTCCAACACAAAGATTTTTCACTTCCAACAAACCATTCATTCGCTCACCTCCTCCGGAGAAATGATGTCTCTAAGCGCTTCTCCGAATAAATTGAAGCCCGCTGCCGTTAACAGAATACAAAGGCCAGGGTAAAGGACAAATGTCGGATGAGAATAAAAACTCGCCCTGGCTTCGTTCAACATCGCTCCCCATTCTGGCGTGCCTGATTCAAAGCCTAATCCTAAAAATGAAAACCCGGATATCATGATGATCATGGAAGCCATTCCCGTGCTCAGGTACACCAGGAATTGGGGAAACAGATTAGGAATGATGTGTCGAAATATAATTCTTCTGTGATTGCACCCGGCTATAATGCATGCAAGAATGTAGTCCTTGCTCTTTTCCAGACACGCATAGCTCCACACCACTTTGGCATACCAAGCCCACAGCGAGAACATCACGGCCACAACGATGCTGGATATTCCTTGTCCCAACGCCCCGACAAGAGACAGTACGATGACCAGCGATGGAAAAGCCATAAATAGATCACAGATGATCAGTAAAGCCCGTTCCAAACGCCCGCCTAAATAAGCGGCTGACGTTCCCAGTATTAATCCAATGCCCCCTAGCGCCATCAGTGTCGGTACGGCAATGCCCAGCGAGTAGCTCGCCCCAAGGAGCAGCCTCGATAACACACAACGTCCCAGTTGATCCGTACCGAGTGGGTATTGCGCGTTTGCGGATAAGAATCGGTTCACGATATCAATTTTGTGCGGGTCATTGGGTACAATCAGCGGAGCAGTTGCAGCAACCAGGCTTACCAATGCGATCATTACAAGTCCTGTCAGCGCCTGCTTGTTGTTAACAATTTTTATAATCATAAAGCTCCTTCCCCCTTATCCATCATCCGGGGGTTTAGCCGCCAATTGACGATATCCGCAAGCACTCTGCCAAAAACAAAAATAAGGGCGATGACCAATACACAACCATTGATCGTCGGTAAGTCCCGAGCCATAATCGCGTCAATCAGATACATACCGACGCCCTTCAAGGAAAAAATGCTTTCCACGATGGCACTTCCCGCAATCATGTGACCCATGTATTGACCAAACAACATAATGAGCGGCGGCAGAGAATTCCTTGTCACGTGAACCCATACAATCCTTCCGTTGCTCAGTCCCCTTGCTTTCGCATAAGCAACATAATCCTTATTCAGATTGGAAAGCAGCGTCGCGCGAAATAAGCGAATGGATATCGAAGCAACCGGAACAGCTAGAACGAGAGAAGGAAGAATAAGACTCATAAGATTGCCGTAGTCCACAACCTTCACAATTGGAAAGGTTACAGCGAACAAAAGAAGTACCAAGAATCCCAGCCAGAAGTTGGGCAGTGAAGCACCCAATATCGTTGCTATTCTAACAACGTGGTCAAACCAACTATTTTTTCGCAAGGCAGTGATAAGGGCAACAGGAATGGTAAAGACCACCACCCACAATAGGGACATGCCAACAAGTTGCATGGTTATAGGCAGCTTCTGGCCAATATCTGATGCGACTGTATTTTTTGTCTGTAAAGAAACCCCTAAATCCCCACGCAAACTGCTGCCTAACCATTGTATATATTGCTGGTATAACGGCCGATCCAGCCCCATTTCCGTACGAATTTGAACAATTTGTTCTTCCGTCGGATGCAAAAATACATTTCGTGCATAAGCTTCAGCGGGATCAACAATTGAAATATTGGCCATTAGAAACGAAAGTGCCGTCACCCCCAAAAGAGTAATGATCAGGCCTATGCACCTTTTTAAGAAACCCACCATGAAATCTGTTCCCTTTCCTATGAAGAAGATAATCATTCTCAATTACAAATATTTTTTAATTCCATCATGTTTGATGGAATCTGACTTTAAAGTATTAAGTTGCTATAGGCGTTGCTTAAAAAAAATTATTTTTTCGTCACATCCTGTAGTTTATGTTCTATTCGGCTAAAAAACTGTTTTAAGAAACGAACTTGTTCTACACTTCCCTCGTCGAGTGCCGAACAAAATAATTCATCAAACTCCTCGTGAAACTTCAAATGATTAAGATGCGTAATTTCTCCATCTGGAGTTAGCTTCAATAAAAAACGCGATTGATTACGTGCATCACGTTCTTTTTTGATAAGCCCTTTCTTTTCAAGTTTCATTAATATTTGCGAAACAGCTCCGATCGTCACACCAAGCAAATCCGCCAAACCCGACACATGAATCCCTTCATGGTCATGGATCGCGGATACGATATGAATTTCTGCATAATAAATCTGCTTTCCATCCTTCGTTTTTAAGAGATGCGTCGTTTTCTCATAATCCATATACGCGTAAACGGCACCCAGAAATGCATCACTTAGTTCTTGCTTTTTCCATTCACCTGCATTCATCTCCGTCACCACCTTATAAACAAATAGCAATCTAATTTAAAGCGCAGTGAATTAAGCGCTAAAAGCCTTTAGCTGCTATAATGTTATAATAAAAAATTTTCTTGAATCGATACTGATTATCTTGTTCTTATCAAGACGTTGCAAACTTTATGGACCTTTCATCAAACAAGTATATAGCACCTATATACCTTGTGTCAAGCAATACGCTTTTTCATTGATCATGTTTTTTTATGCTTTCCAAAATTCAACAAAAAGTTGCTTTTTCCGTTGCATCCTCCCAATTACATAGTGAAAGGGGGTGAAATTATGAACAGGGATCTCAAAAATCGTAAAGCTATTGAAAAAGGATTCAGCAGCTATGCAAGTACTACTTTACGCCATGCAAGTCGCGACTTTTTCAAAAAATTATGTATGGAAAATGATCGTTTCAGGCCATTTGATGAAGCTGACTTCCAGATCAATGTTGCCTTTAAATTCTGTGAAAGTCCTTTCATCATTCTCGAACAAAACATTGCACTTCTACAGGCAATGAATGATCTTGAGTCGTCAGAAAGAGAACTTCTTCATCTAAAGTATTTTCAAGACAAAACCGACGAGGATATAGCCCGTGTCTTTGGTGTCACCAGACAAGCTATTACCAAGTCAAAAAAAAAATTGTTGTTCAAACTTAAAAAGCATTACCAATCTTCCATTACTTAAAATAAATAATCGAAGTCCTCCTTAGTTAATGTCATTCACAAAAACAACTAAGGAGGGATTATATAATGCGCGATGTCATGGAGTTAATCCAGTTGGCTCAAAAAGGCGACCACGAAGCGGAAATCGAATTGATTAATCGTTACGAACCGCTTATCAATAAATATGCTCGATACAATGGCATCATTAACGAAGACTGCAAACAACAGATGGTTCTTGAGTTTATTATGGCAATTAGGCGCTTTGATCTTTCTCGTTACAACTATAAAAAAGAAGAAGGTTTTAAAAAGCAACCATCAATCGACTAACTTATTTCAACTCAATGGTTGCCTTTCAATTCAAAAATCATCAATTAATAAGTGAGCAGATAATACTTTTTCTCCTTAGCATCGCTGATCTACTCAAATCGACTCACCCTGTACCATGACAATTACATATTCCTGTTACGAGTACGTTCTTCCTGTGGCTGTTAAAAATACAATAGCGACACAGCGAAAGCGCCATGACAGTTTATTTTCGTTATAAACTTGAGCGATCAACTTTTGGCTGGAATCATCTTGTGGTGAGGTGAATCGCGATGATCTACAGGAAGAGATAATGATACTTCTGCCTGGCCAGCGTCACTGCATTGGGGGCAGCCCGCTCGGATGAGGGGGAGCTTTGTAAATGAAGTTATGTGTGGGCTAACCACCTGCAACTTGAAACAGGTTTTTTTTCGTATACATAATCTTCTTTTCTATGAAAGGAGACATGTGACATGCATGACCAGTCTGACGTTCCATCTGAGTCAGCACTCATTTTTTATTCGCACATGTTTCAAGATTATCCGGACGTAGTCAATGTCGTTCAGATGTGTGAAATGCTCGGTGGAATCAGCATTAAAACTGGATACAAGCTCTTACAAGCTAATAAAATCAATCACTTCAAAATAGGCAGAGCGTATAAAATCCCCAAAGCCACCATTATTGCTTATCTCCACAGCATAATGA is a genomic window of Xylanibacillus composti containing:
- the nikA gene encoding nickel ABC transporter substrate-binding protein, with protein sequence MRKMIDALVVIALLLFVLTACLQTNTEQTEGEITLTESWDFAGGFYPIETLTVNANYGPQFYMVNFYETLVRYKDGEIIPGLAESWEISEDGLIYTFHLREQVKFSDGSPFNAEAVKRNLEVIPANLGPMNGGLGTVSTLLDQIVVIDTHTVEVHLTAPYYGALKDFTLMNPMAMVSPDAFNADGSPGDVLRTGTFGTGPYMYEGETDGTTYTFVKNPHYWGEEPEVERFHVKVIPDNDTKLLALRNGEVDILVGTRHMSYDRFNEMKKSGYGAQISEGIASNTRYLAFNVSKAPFDDRNVRLAASRAIDKEGVVQSIFTGIETKADSIFDPAMPYSNVELVPHAYDMDQAKLILEDAGWVDTDGDGVREKDGKRLAGEILYIKGDAMIDDLLLAISAQWNELGMDIKPKGMEKMTFHAEFAKADFDLAFYETYGSAWDPHTSMTNMKPDYRHGYPAAQALALVENGNEIIDALNVSTDEEQIQEIYDLVLNEINDQAILIPLSYTKELALYNSQRIAHYSFNGQPADIDVAAIQLK
- a CDS encoding ABC transporter ATP-binding protein, encoding MIELKQVSKQYQAKDKRGNKLTIDAVKPLSLSLDHQTSYALVGESGSGKSTLARLMLGIERPTSGEVCLEGNNIALQRPGEFRKKRAVLQMVLQNAQSSLDPRLPVFDSIAEPIRCLKKMDKQSERQKILELADKVCLTVDQLSRLPHELSGGQLKRVCIARAMSISPKFIVFDESVSGLDVTVRKQILDLILQLKNDGIGAFLFITHDIDVAIYMADHIIVMKDGSIVERVEHAGSYDDFKHEYSRKMIESLPPKSPEYRNQQHRMAATL
- a CDS encoding ABC transporter ATP-binding protein, coding for MNGLLEVKNLCVGLKEQPSRLIVKHVDFTLRQGKALALVGESGSGKTMTCKALMRLLNRKKFEVSGSIRYREVGLLTLKEKEMRSLCGSKIAMIIQHPMTAFNPTIKIGVQIIESIRAHRKIGKKEAYEIGIQALEQMHLPRCEQLMNSYSYTLSGGMLQRIMIAVALIHKPEILIADEATTALDVKNQSIVLEELDQLKKKGIALLLVTHDLGVAAKLADDMVVMKSGEIIERGAVFKLFASPREAYTKELLGARIMKGAGL
- a CDS encoding ABC transporter permease, coding for MIIKIVNNKQALTGLVMIALVSLVAATAPLIVPNDPHKIDIVNRFLSANAQYPLGTDQLGRCVLSRLLLGASYSLGIAVPTLMALGGIGLILGTSAAYLGGRLERALLIICDLFMAFPSLVIVLSLVGALGQGISSIVVAVMFSLWAWYAKVVWSYACLEKSKDYILACIIAGCNHRRIIFRHIIPNLFPQFLVYLSTGMASMIIMISGFSFLGLGFESGTPEWGAMLNEARASFYSHPTFVLYPGLCILLTAAGFNLFGEALRDIISPEEVSE
- a CDS encoding ABC transporter permease is translated as MVGFLKRCIGLIITLLGVTALSFLMANISIVDPAEAYARNVFLHPTEEQIVQIRTEMGLDRPLYQQYIQWLGSSLRGDLGVSLQTKNTVASDIGQKLPITMQLVGMSLLWVVVFTIPVALITALRKNSWFDHVVRIATILGASLPNFWLGFLVLLLFAVTFPIVKVVDYGNLMSLILPSLVLAVPVASISIRLFRATLLSNLNKDYVAYAKARGLSNGRIVWVHVTRNSLPPLIMLFGQYMGHMIAGSAIVESIFSLKGVGMYLIDAIMARDLPTINGCVLVIALIFVFGRVLADIVNWRLNPRMMDKGEGAL
- a CDS encoding MarR family winged helix-turn-helix transcriptional regulator; this translates as MNAGEWKKQELSDAFLGAVYAYMDYEKTTHLLKTKDGKQIYYAEIHIVSAIHDHEGIHVSGLADLLGVTIGAVSQILMKLEKKGLIKKERDARNQSRFLLKLTPDGEITHLNHLKFHEEFDELFCSALDEGSVEQVRFLKQFFSRIEHKLQDVTKK
- a CDS encoding sigma-70 family RNA polymerase sigma factor; the protein is MNRDLKNRKAIEKGFSSYASTTLRHASRDFFKKLCMENDRFRPFDEADFQINVAFKFCESPFIILEQNIALLQAMNDLESSERELLHLKYFQDKTDEDIARVFGVTRQAITKSKKKLLFKLKKHYQSSIT
- a CDS encoding helix-turn-helix domain-containing protein, whose protein sequence is MRDVMELIQLAQKGDHEAEIELINRYEPLINKYARYNGIINEDCKQQMVLEFIMAIRRFDLSRYNYKKEEGFKKQPSID
- a CDS encoding helix-turn-helix domain-containing protein; amino-acid sequence: MHDQSDVPSESALIFYSHMFQDYPDVVNVVQMCEMLGGISIKTGYKLLQANKINHFKIGRAYKIPKATIIAYLHSIMTHQPTPHCDALVH